A window from Phalacrocorax aristotelis chromosome 5, bGulAri2.1, whole genome shotgun sequence encodes these proteins:
- the CDHR5 gene encoding cadherin-related family member 5 isoform X1: MAVPHWLLTSVLLLLPFVTQVSAQQQGCSVNNSKPMVYENNPPGYVVTTIRVEPGFTVMIDPASPDAGFFTIQGSELQLIRGVDYEKDTLLLVYLTCRSAAGQSNSLEILVTILNVNDNSPVFKHMNLTKVVPEDTKVNATIVARQDLSARDADLDTIFYELTTIEPDTDSYFAIKGVNNPEIYLQKALDYDKFNWTTLVLYARDRPVRSTNITNTATATINIFITQADTKPPWFLPCTFINADNSICISSPYTGRVNISEMTTEPLILEPGPIYAIDPDYTLNEKIVYRIVGGDTDNVFSVDADTGNLTMNKAATSPDSYLLQVMATQVNNIQKYSIVSVEIKVISKSDYPPYFESTIYNGTTFVGLAPRSFVFQAGNPSTPLMITAVDGDFPNKVNPNIKYYIRNSTDFIATKDGLILTNTMLKSPGAVTIEAVGKDMVSLQEASTVVVVEVILAAAVTSSDKIYTAQDMAILGGTLAALLLIALVFLGVMIIKRYGKPVKYLIRRKSSKEIPGGYQNRSFKQDDHPEVSTKQHEMSENGSVQSVAHVLEQPAFSLPSSNTEGIDSLPRVSIVSTVTFDQEEKKEEAEEEAEHEKELKVILKTGRHVEDDGYKAVWFKTDIDPDAGGSVEVIEYNAADGDDDSDEDLQNEEEKEDEEEKEDEEEKEDEEEEEEDYDKDDHHRGL; this comes from the exons ATGGCTGTTCCTCACTGGCTCCTCACCTCTGTGCTCCTTCTGCTGCCCTTCGTAACGCAGGtttcagcacagcagcaag gATGTTCTGTCAATAATAGCAAACCGATGGTTTATGAAAATAACCCTCCTGGCTACGTGGTGACCACTATCCGTGTGGAGCCAGGCTTCACTGTAATGATTGATCCTGCTTCCCCTGATGCCGGCTTTTTCACTATACAGGGATCCGAGCTGCAGCTGATCCGAGGTGTGGACTATGAG AAAGACACGTTGCTGCTGGTGTACCTGACTTGTCGGAGCGCTGCCGGGCAG AGCAATTCTTTGGAAATTCTTGTGACCATTCTCAACGTGAACGATAACAGCCCGGTGTTTAAGCACATGAATCTCACCAAAGTTGTTCCCGAG GATACAAAAGTGAACGCAACCATTGTAGCCCGTCAAGATTTAAGCGCTAGGGATGCTGACCTGGACACCATATTTTACGAACTCACAACAATAGAGCCG gaCACAGACAGTTATTTTGCCATAAAAGGAGTTAATAACCCAgaaatttatttacaaaaagcaCTGGACTATGACAAATTTAATTGGACAACATTGGTCTTGTATGCAAGG GACAGGCCTGTGAGAAGCACCAACATCACCAACACAGCTACCGCAACAATAAACATATTTATTACACAAGCTGACACCAAACCACCCTGGTTCTTACCCTGCACCTTCATTAACGCAGACAATAGCATCTGCATCAGCAGCCCCTACACTGGGAGGGTCAATATCTCCGAGATGACG ACGGAACCGCTCATCCTAGAGCCGGGGCCTATCTATGCCATCGACCCTGACTAcactttaaatgaaaagattGTGTACAGGATTGTTGGTG ggGATACAGATAACGTATTTTCAGTGGATGCAGACACAGGGAATCTAACTATGAACAAAGCAGCAACTTCCCCAGACTCGTACCTATTGCAAGTCATG gCCACCCAGGTCAACAACATACAGAAATACTCCATAGTCAGTGTAGAGATTAAGGTCATCAGTAAAAGTGATTATCCACCGTACTTCGAGAGCACGATCTACAATGGGACAACATTTGTTGGTCTGGCACCGAGAAGCTTTGTCTTCCAAGCTGGTAATCCTTCAACCCCACTGATGATAACAGCAGTGGATGGTGATTTTCCTAAt AAAGTCAACCCAAACATTAAGTACTACATAAGAAACAGCACTGATTTCATCGCAACCAAAGATGGACTCATCCTGACAAACACGATGCTGAAGTCACCGGGAGCTGTAACCATTGAG GCTGTTGGAAAAGATATGGTGAGCCTGCAGGAGGCGAGCACTGTAGTCGTGGTGGAGGTCATCCTTGCTGCAG ctgtaaCCTCCTCTGATAAGATATACACTGCTCAGGATATGGCCATCTTAGGTGGTACGTTAGCAGCACTGCTATTAATTGCCTTAGTCTTCCTTGGAGTGATGATAATTAAACGATATGGAAAACCAGTCAAATACCTAATAAGGAGAAAG TCCTCCAAGGAAATACCTGGGGGTTACCAGAACCGATCTTTCAAGCAAGATGATCACCCAGAAGTGAGTACCAAGCAGCATGAGATGTCAGAAAATGGCAGTGTCCAGTCAGTGGCACAtgtgctggagcagccagcATTTTCCTTGCCCTCTTCCAACACGGAAGGAATTGATAGCCTCCCAAGGGTTTCTATAGTTTCCACCGTCACCTTTGaccaggaagagaaaaaggaagaagcagaagaagaggctgagcaTGAGAAAGAACTGAAGGTTATCCTCAAGACAGGCAGGCACGTGGAGGATGATGGCTACAAAGCTGTGTGGTTTAAGACTGATATAGATCCAGATGCTGGAGGGAGCGTTGAAGTGATTGAGTACAACGCAGCAGATGGTGATGATGACAGTGACGAAGATCTGCAGaatgaggaggagaaggaagatgaggaggagaaggaagacgaggaggagaaggaagacgaggaggaggaggaggaagattaTGACAAGGATGATCACCACAGAGGGTTGTGA
- the CDHR5 gene encoding cadherin-related family member 5 isoform X2: MAVPHWLLTSVLLLLPFVTQVSAQQQGCSVNNSKPMVYENNPPGYVVTTIRVEPGFTVMIDPASPDAGFFTIQGSELQLIRGVDYEKDTLLLVYLTCRSAAGQSNSLEILVTILNVNDNSPVFKHMNLTKVVPEDTKVNATIVARQDLSARDADLDTIFYELTTIEPDTDSYFAIKGVNNPEIYLQKALDYDKFNWTTLVLYARTEPLILEPGPIYAIDPDYTLNEKIVYRIVGGDTDNVFSVDADTGNLTMNKAATSPDSYLLQVMATQVNNIQKYSIVSVEIKVISKSDYPPYFESTIYNGTTFVGLAPRSFVFQAGNPSTPLMITAVDGDFPNKVNPNIKYYIRNSTDFIATKDGLILTNTMLKSPGAVTIEAVGKDMVSLQEASTVVVVEVILAAAVTSSDKIYTAQDMAILGGTLAALLLIALVFLGVMIIKRYGKPVKYLIRRKSSKEIPGGYQNRSFKQDDHPEVSTKQHEMSENGSVQSVAHVLEQPAFSLPSSNTEGIDSLPRVSIVSTVTFDQEEKKEEAEEEAEHEKELKVILKTGRHVEDDGYKAVWFKTDIDPDAGGSVEVIEYNAADGDDDSDEDLQNEEEKEDEEEKEDEEEKEDEEEEEEDYDKDDHHRGL, encoded by the exons ATGGCTGTTCCTCACTGGCTCCTCACCTCTGTGCTCCTTCTGCTGCCCTTCGTAACGCAGGtttcagcacagcagcaag gATGTTCTGTCAATAATAGCAAACCGATGGTTTATGAAAATAACCCTCCTGGCTACGTGGTGACCACTATCCGTGTGGAGCCAGGCTTCACTGTAATGATTGATCCTGCTTCCCCTGATGCCGGCTTTTTCACTATACAGGGATCCGAGCTGCAGCTGATCCGAGGTGTGGACTATGAG AAAGACACGTTGCTGCTGGTGTACCTGACTTGTCGGAGCGCTGCCGGGCAG AGCAATTCTTTGGAAATTCTTGTGACCATTCTCAACGTGAACGATAACAGCCCGGTGTTTAAGCACATGAATCTCACCAAAGTTGTTCCCGAG GATACAAAAGTGAACGCAACCATTGTAGCCCGTCAAGATTTAAGCGCTAGGGATGCTGACCTGGACACCATATTTTACGAACTCACAACAATAGAGCCG gaCACAGACAGTTATTTTGCCATAAAAGGAGTTAATAACCCAgaaatttatttacaaaaagcaCTGGACTATGACAAATTTAATTGGACAACATTGGTCTTGTATGCAAGG ACGGAACCGCTCATCCTAGAGCCGGGGCCTATCTATGCCATCGACCCTGACTAcactttaaatgaaaagattGTGTACAGGATTGTTGGTG ggGATACAGATAACGTATTTTCAGTGGATGCAGACACAGGGAATCTAACTATGAACAAAGCAGCAACTTCCCCAGACTCGTACCTATTGCAAGTCATG gCCACCCAGGTCAACAACATACAGAAATACTCCATAGTCAGTGTAGAGATTAAGGTCATCAGTAAAAGTGATTATCCACCGTACTTCGAGAGCACGATCTACAATGGGACAACATTTGTTGGTCTGGCACCGAGAAGCTTTGTCTTCCAAGCTGGTAATCCTTCAACCCCACTGATGATAACAGCAGTGGATGGTGATTTTCCTAAt AAAGTCAACCCAAACATTAAGTACTACATAAGAAACAGCACTGATTTCATCGCAACCAAAGATGGACTCATCCTGACAAACACGATGCTGAAGTCACCGGGAGCTGTAACCATTGAG GCTGTTGGAAAAGATATGGTGAGCCTGCAGGAGGCGAGCACTGTAGTCGTGGTGGAGGTCATCCTTGCTGCAG ctgtaaCCTCCTCTGATAAGATATACACTGCTCAGGATATGGCCATCTTAGGTGGTACGTTAGCAGCACTGCTATTAATTGCCTTAGTCTTCCTTGGAGTGATGATAATTAAACGATATGGAAAACCAGTCAAATACCTAATAAGGAGAAAG TCCTCCAAGGAAATACCTGGGGGTTACCAGAACCGATCTTTCAAGCAAGATGATCACCCAGAAGTGAGTACCAAGCAGCATGAGATGTCAGAAAATGGCAGTGTCCAGTCAGTGGCACAtgtgctggagcagccagcATTTTCCTTGCCCTCTTCCAACACGGAAGGAATTGATAGCCTCCCAAGGGTTTCTATAGTTTCCACCGTCACCTTTGaccaggaagagaaaaaggaagaagcagaagaagaggctgagcaTGAGAAAGAACTGAAGGTTATCCTCAAGACAGGCAGGCACGTGGAGGATGATGGCTACAAAGCTGTGTGGTTTAAGACTGATATAGATCCAGATGCTGGAGGGAGCGTTGAAGTGATTGAGTACAACGCAGCAGATGGTGATGATGACAGTGACGAAGATCTGCAGaatgaggaggagaaggaagatgaggaggagaaggaagacgaggaggagaaggaagacgaggaggaggaggaggaagattaTGACAAGGATGATCACCACAGAGGGTTGTGA